One genomic region from Cetobacterium sp. 8H encodes:
- a CDS encoding TIGR03960 family B12-binding radical SAM protein, giving the protein MRVDIGKYLMSVEKPAQYLGNEINSYHKDLNEVKARMCLFFPDIYEVGMSNLGIKLLYTIMNKVNGFYLERGFSPMEDMETLMRENKIPSFSLETKSELKDFDVVGFSLSYEMCYPNVLNALDLAGIPLHADERGEEYPLIMAGGTCMMNPTPMEKFLDFFVIGDGEDTMTLLAETLVRLAGKSKAEKLDAIKDFEGVYIPKLHKGIKRIKRAIVHDLDKTPSYSEQLVPYIQIVHDRASVEIQRGCTRGCRFCQAGIVYRPVRERSLEKNLELIEDMLYNTGYSEISLSSLSSSDYTAITPLIEGLQKKYENKNLAISLPSLRMNTHSVDVAVNISGGKRTGFTFAPEAGSQKMRDVINKGVTEEQIIETAEAAVKAGWDNLKFYFMIGLPFETDEDVMGIYELVKKVTYLCRRIRKRVNITASVSNFVPKPHTPYQWHEQMNVEEAQRKQHMLRDAFRGMKGATLRMHPPKKSYLEGFLSRGDELTGKLIELAFVKGAKLDDYRDNFEVWQEAMADLGITEERYLGARDLDAPLPWDIVDIGVSKEFLIRELKKSEEQALTVDCREECAGCGMKKHIKECGSLTLDKK; this is encoded by the coding sequence ATGAGAGTAGATATAGGAAAATACCTAATGTCTGTTGAAAAACCAGCACAGTACTTAGGAAATGAAATTAATAGTTACCACAAAGATTTAAATGAAGTAAAGGCTAGAATGTGCCTATTTTTTCCAGATATTTATGAAGTTGGAATGTCTAATTTAGGAATAAAACTGCTTTATACGATTATGAATAAAGTTAATGGATTCTATTTAGAGAGAGGATTTTCTCCAATGGAAGATATGGAAACTTTAATGAGAGAGAACAAGATACCTTCATTCTCATTAGAGACTAAAAGTGAACTTAAAGATTTCGATGTTGTTGGATTCTCACTTTCTTATGAAATGTGTTATCCAAATGTTTTAAATGCACTAGATTTAGCTGGAATACCATTACATGCTGATGAAAGAGGAGAGGAGTATCCTTTAATAATGGCTGGTGGAACTTGTATGATGAACCCAACACCAATGGAAAAGTTTTTAGATTTCTTCGTTATTGGAGACGGAGAGGACACTATGACTCTATTAGCTGAAACTTTAGTTAGATTAGCAGGAAAATCAAAAGCAGAAAAGTTAGATGCAATAAAAGACTTTGAAGGAGTTTATATTCCAAAATTACATAAAGGAATTAAAAGAATAAAAAGAGCAATAGTTCATGATCTAGATAAGACACCTTCATATTCAGAGCAATTAGTTCCTTATATCCAGATAGTACATGATAGAGCATCTGTTGAGATTCAAAGAGGTTGTACAAGAGGTTGTAGATTCTGTCAGGCAGGAATAGTTTATAGACCGGTTAGAGAAAGAAGCTTAGAAAAAAATCTTGAGTTAATAGAGGATATGCTTTATAACACAGGTTACTCAGAGATATCATTATCGTCTTTAAGTAGTAGTGACTACACAGCAATAACACCTTTAATTGAAGGATTACAAAAGAAATATGAAAATAAAAACTTAGCTATATCTTTACCTTCTTTAAGAATGAACACTCATTCAGTTGATGTTGCAGTAAATATAAGTGGTGGAAAAAGAACTGGATTCACATTTGCACCAGAAGCTGGAAGTCAAAAGATGAGAGATGTTATAAACAAAGGGGTAACAGAAGAGCAAATTATAGAAACAGCAGAAGCAGCAGTAAAAGCTGGTTGGGATAATTTAAAGTTCTACTTTATGATTGGACTACCGTTTGAGACTGATGAGGATGTAATGGGAATATATGAGCTTGTAAAAAAAGTTACATACCTATGCAGAAGAATTAGAAAAAGAGTTAATATTACAGCGAGTGTTTCTAACTTTGTTCCAAAACCTCATACACCATATCAGTGGCATGAGCAGATGAATGTGGAAGAAGCTCAAAGAAAGCAACACATGTTAAGAGATGCTTTTAGAGGAATGAAGGGTGCAACACTGAGAATGCATCCACCTAAAAAATCATATTTAGAAGGATTCCTTTCAAGAGGAGACGAATTGACAGGGAAGTTAATCGAATTAGCTTTTGTAAAAGGTGCGAAACTTGATGATTATAGAGACAATTTTGAAGTGTGGCAAGAGGCTATGGCTGATTTAGGAATAACAGAGGAGAGATATTTAGGTGCTAGAGATTTAGATGCACCATTACCTTGGGATATCGTTGATATTGGAGTAAGTAAAGAGTTTTTAATAAGAGAACTTAAAAAGAGTGAAGAGCAAGCTTTAACAGTAGATTGTAGAGAAGAGTGTGCTGGATGTGGAATGAAAAAGCATATAAAAGAATGTGGATCTTTAACTCTAGATAAAAAATAA
- a CDS encoding KH domain-containing protein: MNLRGVEKTDKWGYIFTVFYNGEKFHSFDEMAGKTTVKGEFRRVMNELGFTWAKGIQQGGRTDAKVSAERNLLYVSSNFQGDLKEIIFKFNEKMKESIFIRKVEKTFPNLSFPEFMEQREYLYRYPKKRIKRPLEEIERTIKEISGTYDVSLFTDKKGLELKEHERTVEVSYEKGILKFIGNSFMPKQVRNMAGYIFSGNVETYPGKFLTLEKVYIKKELDDKIILSALDIEIDGVEKIEKTKDESLYIFYVKTENKGEVIGKNASNIKNLRKKFGNIVIREI; the protein is encoded by the coding sequence ATGAATCTAAGAGGTGTTGAAAAAACCGATAAATGGGGTTATATATTTACAGTTTTTTACAACGGAGAGAAGTTTCACTCGTTTGATGAAATGGCTGGAAAAACAACTGTTAAAGGTGAATTTAGAAGAGTGATGAATGAACTAGGATTTACTTGGGCTAAAGGGATACAGCAGGGTGGAAGAACGGATGCTAAAGTTTCAGCAGAAAGAAATTTATTGTATGTAAGCAGCAATTTTCAAGGAGATTTAAAAGAGATTATATTTAAATTTAACGAGAAAATGAAAGAGAGCATATTTATAAGAAAAGTAGAGAAGACATTTCCAAATCTATCTTTTCCAGAATTTATGGAACAAAGGGAATATTTATATAGATATCCAAAAAAAAGAATTAAAAGACCTTTAGAGGAGATAGAAAGAACTATAAAAGAGATAAGTGGAACTTATGATGTGAGTCTTTTTACAGATAAAAAGGGATTAGAATTAAAAGAGCATGAAAGAACTGTAGAAGTATCTTATGAAAAAGGGATATTAAAATTCATAGGAAATTCTTTTATGCCAAAACAGGTTAGAAATATGGCTGGATATATATTTTCTGGAAATGTGGAAACTTACCCAGGGAAATTTCTGACTTTAGAAAAGGTTTATATAAAAAAAGAGTTAGATGATAAAATTATACTGTCAGCTCTTGATATTGAAATAGATGGTGTTGAAAAAATTGAAAAAACTAAAGATGAATCACTGTATATATTTTATGTAAAGACAGAAAATAAAGGCGAAGTAATCGGTAAGAACGCTTCAAATATTAAGAATCTTAGAAAAAAGTTTGGGAATATTGTTATAAGGGAGATTTAA
- a CDS encoding murein hydrolase activator EnvC: MKRIILFFMLSTLIFGDSVDNLKNKMKKIESEIKKKNNRIEDINSEKISIEKQIDNINKEIRDIEKEADKIKDEINIVNRNINYGEKNLKVSDTVLERKKSEYKAKMIEVSRISNLSSENREKSIAKRSFSRLLYSDLESMEHIKDVQSSIEHVKKNIEKNRNKLTELKRKLDSNRRSVENKKIEKNRLISKLNKEKITHVKTISKLQIQKKNLEKEIEKIIKARSVSNKNIKLNTAVKNLGKFLKPVLGRTVVRFKEKKNGEVVSNGIEIEAKMGAKVKAAMSGKVIYADKFQGLNSVVMVDYGYNTIGVYGNLIAVGVKLNQKINRGQDIGVLGLTTEGEANLYYEVRFNLKPINPENLF, encoded by the coding sequence ATGAAGAGGATAATACTTTTTTTTATGTTATCAACATTAATTTTTGGAGATAGTGTGGATAATTTGAAAAATAAAATGAAAAAAATAGAGAGTGAAATAAAGAAAAAAAATAACAGAATAGAAGATATAAATTCAGAAAAAATAAGTATAGAAAAGCAAATTGATAATATAAATAAAGAGATAAGAGATATTGAAAAAGAAGCAGATAAAATAAAAGACGAAATAAATATTGTAAATAGAAATATCAACTACGGTGAAAAGAATTTAAAAGTAAGTGATACAGTTTTAGAAAGAAAAAAGTCTGAATATAAAGCTAAAATGATTGAAGTTAGTAGAATTTCAAATTTATCGAGTGAAAATAGAGAGAAAAGTATAGCAAAACGTAGTTTTTCAAGATTGTTGTATAGTGACTTAGAAAGCATGGAACACATAAAAGATGTACAATCTTCTATAGAGCATGTGAAGAAAAATATAGAAAAGAATAGAAATAAACTGACAGAGTTAAAAAGAAAATTAGACTCAAATAGAAGATCGGTAGAAAACAAAAAAATAGAAAAAAATAGATTGATATCTAAATTAAATAAAGAGAAAATAACACATGTAAAGACAATAAGCAAATTACAAATTCAAAAGAAGAATCTAGAAAAAGAGATTGAAAAAATAATAAAAGCAAGAAGTGTGAGCAATAAAAATATAAAGTTAAACACGGCTGTAAAAAATTTAGGGAAATTTTTAAAGCCAGTTTTAGGAAGAACCGTAGTAAGATTTAAAGAGAAAAAAAATGGAGAAGTTGTCAGTAATGGAATAGAGATAGAAGCAAAAATGGGGGCTAAAGTGAAAGCTGCCATGAGTGGAAAAGTGATTTATGCTGATAAATTCCAAGGATTGAATAGCGTTGTTATGGTTGACTATGGCTATAATACAATAGGTGTTTATGGAAACCTTATAGCTGTTGGAGTAAAATTAAATCAAAAAATAAATAGAGGTCAGGATATAGGAGTTTTAGGATTAACAACAGAAGGAGAGGCAAATCTTTATTATGAGGTTAGATTTAATTTGAAACCTATAAATCCTGAAAATCTATTTTAA
- the ung gene encoding uracil-DNA glycosylase — MLKIGNDWDDILKNELEKSYFLEMKEFLKREYSEKIIYPPKKEIFTAFQLTPYKDVKVVILGQDPYHGEGQAHGLAFSVKKGVKLPPSLRNIYKEIANENEAQVFNHGCLESWATQGVFLLNTSLTVREGEANSHSKIGWSKFTDEVIKKLNEKKEPIIFVLWGNNAKQKKKLITNSQHYILEGVHPSPLSASRGFFGCNHFKEINLILKEKFNKHIDWNII, encoded by the coding sequence ATGTTGAAAATAGGTAATGACTGGGATGACATATTAAAAAATGAGTTAGAAAAAAGCTATTTTTTAGAAATGAAAGAGTTTCTAAAAAGAGAGTACTCAGAAAAAATAATATATCCACCTAAAAAAGAGATATTTACAGCCTTTCAACTAACTCCTTATAAAGATGTAAAAGTGGTAATTCTAGGACAAGATCCTTATCATGGAGAAGGGCAAGCTCACGGGCTTGCCTTTTCTGTTAAAAAAGGAGTGAAATTACCGCCATCTTTAAGAAATATCTATAAGGAGATAGCAAATGAGAATGAAGCTCAAGTATTTAATCATGGATGCTTAGAATCATGGGCTACTCAAGGGGTATTTTTATTAAATACATCTTTAACTGTGAGAGAAGGGGAAGCAAATTCACACAGTAAAATAGGGTGGAGTAAGTTTACAGATGAGGTTATAAAAAAATTAAACGAAAAAAAAGAGCCAATTATTTTTGTGTTGTGGGGAAATAATGCTAAACAAAAGAAAAAATTAATAACAAATTCACAACACTATATTTTAGAAGGTGTTCATCCAAGCCCTTTATCAGCAAGTAGAGGTTTTTTTGGATGTAATCACTTCAAAGAAATAAATTTAATTTTAAAAGAAAAATTTAACAAGCATATTGATTGGAATATTATTTGA
- a CDS encoding ABC transporter permease: MGTKKIKRTFITLALSFMVFSLFVSMASNSYFIGKMLKNNYFLTIELQNESSRDKIQEFEKFLIENENVKGVRFLDRNEAFRNLQKELEIVIPKSENPLPNSIIVYFKDENKLNAIQELLDVNPIVREIYLDSNLLESTQKKVSALNISLFIFLFFAISMYFQISTILRGIVVRDYMILSVKAPQNNRNFEIARNRNLIPFVGASIIGGLVFFNFYVIFRQKFQDILSNLILQSFNQLVLIEVVAIFFAVVFSWKSSSKLKKEEA; the protein is encoded by the coding sequence ATGGGAACAAAAAAAATAAAGAGAACATTTATAACATTAGCGCTTAGTTTCATGGTTTTTAGTTTGTTTGTTTCAATGGCATCGAACAGTTATTTTATAGGGAAGATGTTGAAAAATAATTATTTTTTAACGATAGAACTACAAAATGAAAGTAGTAGAGATAAAATTCAAGAGTTCGAAAAGTTTTTAATCGAAAATGAAAATGTAAAAGGGGTTAGATTTTTAGATAGAAATGAAGCCTTTAGAAATCTTCAAAAAGAATTGGAAATAGTGATACCTAAAAGTGAGAACCCTTTACCAAACTCAATAATAGTATATTTTAAAGATGAAAATAAACTAAACGCAATTCAAGAATTATTAGATGTAAATCCAATTGTTAGAGAAATTTATCTAGACAGTAATTTATTAGAAAGTACACAAAAGAAAGTAAGTGCTTTAAATATATCGCTGTTTATATTTTTATTTTTTGCAATATCGATGTATTTTCAAATATCTACAATATTGAGAGGAATTGTTGTAAGAGATTATATGATTTTAAGTGTAAAAGCTCCTCAAAATAATAGAAATTTTGAGATTGCTAGAAATAGAAATTTAATTCCATTTGTAGGTGCTTCAATAATTGGAGGACTTGTATTTTTTAATTTTTACGTTATTTTTAGACAAAAATTTCAAGATATACTTTCAAATCTTATTTTACAGAGTTTCAATCAACTAGTTTTAATTGAAGTTGTTGCAATATTTTTTGCAGTAGTTTTTTCATGGAAATCTTCAAGTAAACTCAAAAAAGAAGAGGCTTAA
- the era gene encoding GTPase Era has protein sequence MKAGFIAVVGRPNVGKSTLINKLVNEKVAIVSDKAGTTRDTIKGILNFNNNQYIFVDTPGIHKPKHLLGEHMTNSAIRVLRDVDVIAMVIDASQEISTGDLFVWEKVSEAKRTPRVLIVNKIDKINDEELEAKRAEIKEKLGEFNAIVEIAGQYAIGIPKLLDALDPFLDDGVKYYPDDMYTDMPMYRIITEVVREKILERTRDEIPHSVAIEIVNVTRRNNGKDKFDINIYVERDSQKGIIIGKQGKMLKEIGIEARKEIEQLLGVGIYMELWVKVKDDWRKKKPFLKELGYVEER, from the coding sequence GTGAAAGCTGGATTTATAGCAGTAGTAGGTAGACCTAACGTAGGAAAATCTACACTGATAAATAAACTTGTAAATGAAAAAGTAGCAATAGTTTCGGATAAAGCAGGAACTACAAGAGATACAATAAAGGGAATTTTAAACTTCAATAACAATCAATACATATTTGTGGATACACCAGGTATTCATAAACCAAAACATCTTTTAGGAGAGCACATGACAAATAGTGCAATAAGAGTATTAAGAGATGTAGATGTTATTGCTATGGTTATAGATGCATCACAAGAGATTAGTACTGGAGATCTTTTTGTATGGGAAAAGGTTAGTGAAGCTAAAAGAACACCTAGAGTTCTAATTGTTAATAAAATAGATAAAATTAATGATGAAGAGTTAGAAGCTAAAAGAGCTGAAATAAAAGAAAAATTAGGAGAATTCAATGCAATAGTTGAAATAGCAGGTCAATATGCTATAGGAATACCCAAATTATTGGATGCATTAGATCCGTTCTTAGATGACGGTGTTAAGTACTATCCTGATGACATGTACACAGATATGCCTATGTATAGAATAATAACAGAAGTTGTAAGAGAAAAAATACTTGAAAGAACAAGAGATGAAATACCTCATTCAGTTGCAATTGAAATTGTAAATGTGACAAGAAGAAATAATGGAAAAGACAAATTTGATATCAATATATATGTAGAAAGAGATTCTCAAAAGGGAATAATAATAGGAAAGCAAGGAAAAATGCTTAAAGAGATTGGTATTGAAGCTAGAAAAGAGATAGAACAACTTTTAGGAGTTGGAATTTACATGGAGTTATGGGTTAAAGTAAAAGATGACTGGAGAAAAAAGAAACCTTTCTTAAAAGAGTTAGGTTATGTAGAAGAAAGATAG
- a CDS encoding thymidine kinase: protein MHLLLTEGMGWIEVVTGSMFSGKSEELIRRMRRAKYANQKIIVFKHSSDDRYDETRVASHSQAFIEAIPASTVEEMRELINTKYSDVRIIGIDEVQFFGEEVAEFCEELADLGKRVIVAGLDQDFRGEPFKPMDVLMAKAEYVDKFNAICACCGNPASRTQRLVNGEPAYEDDPIVLVGASESYEARCRRCHIVKKRGE from the coding sequence ATGCATTTATTATTGACAGAAGGAATGGGTTGGATAGAGGTTGTTACAGGAAGTATGTTCTCAGGTAAGAGTGAAGAACTTATCAGAAGAATGAGAAGAGCAAAGTATGCAAACCAAAAGATTATAGTTTTTAAACATTCAAGTGATGATAGATATGATGAAACAAGAGTAGCTTCTCATAGTCAAGCTTTCATAGAGGCTATTCCAGCATCAACGGTAGAAGAGATGAGAGAATTAATAAATACAAAGTATAGCGATGTAAGAATTATCGGAATAGATGAAGTTCAATTTTTTGGAGAAGAGGTAGCTGAGTTCTGTGAGGAACTGGCAGACTTGGGGAAAAGAGTTATTGTTGCAGGATTAGACCAAGATTTTAGAGGAGAACCATTTAAACCGATGGATGTTTTAATGGCAAAAGCGGAATATGTAGATAAGTTTAATGCTATTTGTGCTTGTTGCGGAAATCCAGCTTCAAGAACTCAAAGACTTGTAAATGGAGAGCCTGCATATGAAGATGATCCTATAGTTTTAGTAGGGGCTAGCGAGAGTTATGAGGCTAGATGCAGAAGATGTCATATTGTTAAAAAAAGAGGAGAATAA
- a CDS encoding tyrosine-type recombinase/integrase has product MDLLKEFLEYKLESSDIKKETLEMYQGDIKDFQIFINKNLLDVSQDDMLHYMEFLKSRYQPNSISRKISTLKGLYRYLLKKRMIDFIPTDGIVVEKFTERQMETLELWEIHNILNVSEKKPKGERDKLLIKLLMETNFSINDILKIRLSDLELSSYSYILSDAGDEKVFLSEELKLEIKNYIEQDRMKILENNSDLLFYGLSRQSFRARFMALGIKAGIERAISPNMLRNTLKSVVKLENEKDGVNSILGIKEKYFQIGIGDD; this is encoded by the coding sequence ATGGATTTGTTAAAAGAATTTTTAGAATATAAGCTTGAATCAAGTGATATAAAAAAAGAAACTTTAGAAATGTATCAGGGAGATATAAAAGATTTTCAAATATTTATAAATAAAAATTTATTAGATGTATCTCAAGATGATATGTTGCACTATATGGAGTTTTTAAAATCAAGATATCAACCTAATTCAATATCAAGAAAAATAAGTACATTAAAAGGATTATATCGTTATTTGTTGAAAAAAAGAATGATAGATTTTATTCCTACAGATGGAATTGTTGTTGAAAAATTTACAGAAAGACAGATGGAAACTTTAGAATTATGGGAGATACACAATATTTTAAATGTATCCGAAAAAAAACCTAAAGGAGAGAGAGATAAGCTTTTAATTAAATTATTGATGGAAACAAATTTTTCTATAAATGATATATTAAAAATTAGATTGTCGGATCTTGAATTAAGTTCATACAGTTATATATTAAGTGATGCTGGAGATGAAAAAGTTTTTTTATCGGAAGAGCTAAAGTTAGAGATTAAAAATTATATTGAACAGGATAGAATGAAAATATTAGAAAATAACAGTGATCTCTTATTTTATGGGTTATCTCGACAATCTTTTAGAGCCAGATTTATGGCATTGGGGATAAAAGCAGGCATTGAAAGAGCTATTTCTCCAAATATGTTGAGAAATACTTTGAAAAGTGTGGTAAAATTAGAGAATGAAAAAGATGGAGTCAACTCTATCTTAGGGATAAAAGAGAAATATTTCCAAATCGGAATAGGAGATGATTAA
- a CDS encoding NAD(+)/NADH kinase — translation MIGTIIYNEDKSLAVKLNKEYLDFFSEKKIEIVPSSEIEKADFVVVIGGDGTLLRASKKIIKKKDIDVFAVNAGALGFLTEIQMSEFEPTFENYLLGKRKIEERGLLQVYFKEEKIDVLNEIVISKEKASSKILNICVSTEKSTICSYKADGLIVATPTGSTAYSLSAGGPIVMPGIKAIVLTPLAPHNLTTRPIILSGDEKLILSLNKNQKGCIIIDGEIEKEILGEEEISIGYSEKKIRLVLPEGRDYYGILRDKLKWGDNLC, via the coding sequence ATGATAGGAACTATAATTTATAATGAAGATAAAAGCTTAGCTGTAAAATTAAACAAAGAGTATTTGGATTTTTTTTCAGAAAAGAAGATAGAAATAGTTCCTAGTTCTGAAATTGAAAAAGCTGATTTTGTTGTTGTTATTGGCGGAGATGGGACTCTTTTGAGAGCATCAAAAAAAATTATAAAGAAGAAAGATATAGATGTATTTGCAGTAAATGCTGGAGCATTAGGTTTTTTAACTGAAATTCAGATGTCTGAATTTGAACCTACTTTTGAAAATTATTTACTTGGAAAAAGGAAAATAGAGGAAAGAGGATTATTACAGGTGTACTTTAAGGAAGAGAAAATTGATGTTTTAAATGAAATTGTAATCTCTAAAGAAAAAGCGAGCTCTAAAATTTTGAATATTTGTGTAAGTACTGAAAAATCTACGATTTGTAGCTATAAAGCAGATGGATTAATAGTTGCAACTCCAACAGGATCAACAGCATATTCACTTTCTGCAGGTGGGCCAATTGTTATGCCTGGAATAAAAGCAATTGTACTTACCCCACTAGCACCACACAATCTAACAACAAGACCAATAATATTAAGTGGAGATGAAAAGTTAATTTTATCACTGAATAAGAATCAAAAAGGTTGTATAATAATAGATGGTGAGATTGAAAAAGAGATTTTAGGAGAAGAAGAGATCTCTATTGGATATTCAGAGAAAAAGATAAGACTTGTACTGCCGGAAGGTAGAGATTATTATGGGATTTTAAGAGATAAATTGAAATGGGGAGATAATCTATGCTAA
- a CDS encoding HD domain-containing protein — MISRLKQGLSCIFLNFDIKNEKEIKNVLSSEEFNIFLQMSEYDKFHSFKVYSEVLKDKVLKHDINYLKLALLHDCGKGDVTLFRRVKKVLVGDKKLEQHPNIGFEKLKEINLEVATLCKQHHNKDVDFKMSIFQEIDDK, encoded by the coding sequence GTGATTTCTAGATTAAAACAAGGACTATCATGTATATTTTTAAATTTTGATATAAAAAATGAAAAAGAGATAAAAAATGTTTTAAGTTCTGAAGAGTTTAATATTTTTTTACAGATGAGCGAATATGACAAATTTCACTCTTTTAAAGTATATTCTGAAGTTCTAAAGGATAAAGTTTTAAAGCATGATATTAACTACTTAAAATTAGCTCTTCTACACGATTGTGGAAAAGGTGATGTCACTCTTTTTAGAAGGGTAAAAAAAGTATTAGTTGGTGATAAAAAATTAGAGCAACATCCCAATATAGGATTTGAGAAGTTAAAGGAAATAAATTTAGAAGTGGCTACTCTTTGTAAACAGCATCACAATAAAGATGTAGATTTTAAAATGAGTATTTTTCAAGAAATAGATGACAAATAG
- the recN gene encoding DNA repair protein RecN yields the protein MLKELKIENLAIIQKVDLEFKNGLIVLTGETGAGKSIILSGINLLIGEKASADMVRDGEEFLLAQGVFAVNDEQEAELKELGIEAEDKEVIVRRHIDKNGKGKAFVNNIRVPMSSLKEIMGTLVDIVGQHSHQMLLNKSNHLRLLDRFLGEKGIELKKTLENMYNEYSSLDRRIKDVEKSKKETMEKKEFYEFQLQEIDKVDLKDGEDERLEEEYKKLFHAGKIKEKLSLTEELLKDGELNALNIIYNSRKNLETVSQYGKEFQENLERLEKVYYDLQDCVDSIRDLNDDIEADDTRLERVISRLDAINRLKSKYGDEISEVLSYRNEIEEKLQLLDENSFQVKKLEKEREEAKKKYYEIAKKLTEIRKEKAKVIENNLQDELRGLSMGDAQFKIEFIENTSMGSSGMEQVEFMISTNLGQSLKPLWKVASGGEVSRIMLAIKVIFSKVDNIPILIFDEIDTGVGGETVRKIANKLKEIGQTTQVMSITHSPAIAAKASQQFYIEKKLKDNKTITQVKELNSEGRVQEIARMLAGKNVTEAVIEHAKELLSEV from the coding sequence ATGCTAAAAGAGTTAAAAATAGAGAATTTAGCTATAATTCAAAAAGTAGACTTAGAGTTTAAAAATGGCTTGATTGTTCTAACAGGAGAAACAGGAGCTGGAAAATCAATAATATTAAGTGGAATAAACTTATTAATTGGAGAAAAAGCAAGTGCAGATATGGTTAGAGATGGAGAAGAGTTTTTATTGGCTCAGGGAGTTTTTGCAGTTAATGACGAGCAGGAAGCGGAGCTTAAAGAACTAGGGATCGAAGCTGAAGATAAAGAAGTTATAGTCAGAAGACATATTGATAAGAATGGAAAAGGAAAGGCTTTTGTCAATAATATTAGAGTGCCTATGTCAAGCTTAAAAGAGATAATGGGAACTCTTGTAGACATAGTTGGACAACATTCTCATCAAATGCTATTGAATAAAAGTAACCATTTAAGACTTTTGGATAGATTTTTGGGAGAAAAGGGAATTGAATTAAAAAAAACATTGGAAAATATGTATAATGAGTATTCAAGTTTAGATAGAAGAATAAAAGATGTTGAAAAAAGTAAAAAAGAAACTATGGAAAAGAAAGAGTTTTATGAATTTCAACTTCAAGAGATTGATAAAGTTGATTTAAAAGATGGAGAAGACGAAAGATTAGAAGAGGAATATAAAAAACTTTTTCATGCAGGGAAAATAAAAGAGAAACTTTCTTTGACAGAAGAGCTTTTAAAAGATGGAGAATTAAATGCTTTAAATATAATATATAATAGCAGAAAAAATTTAGAAACAGTTTCTCAGTATGGAAAAGAGTTTCAAGAAAATTTAGAAAGACTTGAAAAGGTATATTATGATTTACAAGATTGTGTAGATTCAATAAGAGATTTAAATGATGATATTGAAGCGGATGATACAAGATTAGAAAGAGTTATTTCAAGATTAGATGCTATAAATCGTCTAAAAAGCAAGTATGGAGATGAAATTTCAGAAGTCCTAAGTTATAGAAATGAGATAGAAGAAAAACTCCAATTGCTGGATGAAAATAGTTTTCAAGTAAAAAAACTTGAAAAAGAGAGAGAAGAGGCAAAGAAAAAGTATTATGAAATAGCTAAAAAATTGACTGAAATTAGAAAAGAGAAAGCCAAAGTAATAGAAAATAATCTTCAAGATGAGTTACGAGGCCTTAGTATGGGTGATGCCCAGTTTAAGATAGAATTTATAGAGAATACATCAATGGGAAGTAGTGGTATGGAACAAGTTGAATTTATGATATCTACAAATCTAGGACAAAGCTTAAAGCCACTTTGGAAAGTAGCATCTGGTGGAGAAGTTAGTAGAATTATGTTAGCTATAAAGGTTATTTTTTCTAAAGTCGATAATATTCCAATATTAATATTTGATGAGATAGATACAGGAGTAGGAGGAGAAACAGTTAGAAAAATTGCCAATAAATTAAAAGAGATTGGTCAAACTACTCAAGTTATGAGTATAACTCACTCGCCGGCAATTGCAGCAAAAGCTTCTCAACAATTTTATATTGAAAAGAAGTTAAAAGATAATAAAACTATAACACAGGTTAAAGAATTAAATTCTGAAGGAAGAGTTCAGGAGATCGCGAGAATGCTAGCAGGAAAAAATGTGACTGAAGCGGTAATTGAGCATGCAAAAGAACTTTTAAGCGAGGTTTAA